ATCATTCATCAATTAAATGCAGGCATAACTAAGACAACTGAGACTACCTCTTCGCATAGAGACTTCAGCAAGAGCAGCAAAGATTTTAACCTTCTCTCTAGTACTGCCAGGACTCTTCTCAAGTATTACCCTTGCAAAATGCAACATTTTCCATGCCAGATCTAAATCTGACAAAAGATATATAAAAAAGAATCAGAATCATCTTTCCATTCGAGTTTTTCTATAACAAATGGTTATATCAGCATGTAGCATGACTGAAACAGATGAAAATTGGTAACAGGCATGAACAGTTGAAGAGACAAGGCTGTGAAGCATAATCAGTAACATTATCAACTACATACAGAAAATAACAATGTTTTTCAGTGCAATTCAACTGAACGGGGTAAGGGAACATACCTGAATAATACTCTATGATTGAAACATTCAGATCATTTGATGGACTCCAGGCTTGAGCTCTACACAGCAAAGCACTTCCATATCTGTAGTATGTGTCGCAACACTTTGGAGAAAGTTTACCATGATGTACCACCCTAGGTGATAACAAAGCATAGTAAGGCCACGAAAGTTAATATAATCCCAGATAGAACAAGAAAAACAGAAGTAACTTCCACAATATTAAAGGAAGGTGCCAACTATTTAAGCTGTAACAGCAGCCTAGTGCTTGTACAGATCATGAAGTACCAGTGTCAAGTAGCATATAAATAAGTCTTGCACTGAGAGGAAATATTTACAGCCTAGCCAAAGAAACATAAGGACATGTCTGAAAATAGAGTAACACCTATCCCTGAAGCAAATATACTTTGATTCGATGTTCATCGGTATTGCAGTTTGCACATCATAACATAAGAGGCGATACTAGCACCCAAGTATAGCTACGTACCACATTGCCCTGATCAGCATAACATCCTAAACTCAATTAAACTCATCTCCCAAAATACACAAGTCAAAAATCAGAAAGCAACTAATCACATACAAAAATACCAATATTACAAACCCATGAAATGAACTAGTAATTCGCATAAGAAATGAACTAATTGGAACTTTGTATCCAGCAATCCATATGTACAGGTAGGCTTTAGGATAAGAGCGGCGGTTGGAAAGGAAGAAGCCCAACCTGATTTCGAGGGAGCTGCGTAGGGAGTCTACAGCCCTGCCAAAGTGCCCATCCTCAAATGCTTTGGAGCCATTGTCGAAATGCTTCTGGGCAGCTTCCTCCTCCGGTTGTTGGCCCTCCTTCTCCCCGTTGCCCACTtcctcccatccgccccactcctcACCATTCCCCTCAGAGGAGGAGGCCATGATGGACGGCAGCGTTATAGCCCTAGCTTGATCTGAAAAGAAAACGATATATGTGGGATTACAAACTCCAATTTAACAAACTCATTCTTGAAAAAATGGAGCACCATCCATGCTCCCACAGCGCTAACAATAAGTACTACTTACGGCCTTGCTAATTAACTGAATCACAAATTGCAGCAGAGAAAATATGTAGTACAATTAGCTTATGCATGTTTGTAGATGGAAACAAGTAGAGTGGCACCTGGAGTGTAGAAGCTCATGTAGGGAATGATACTGACACCTCTGATGCGATATATATTCTTGACTCTGCCTGACTTAAGGTCAATTGTGAGGATGCCACGGTGTGCTTTCAGGTAGAAGACACCGACTCCATCCGCAAAGCCAATCACATCGGAGATGCCATAGACACGGGAGATATCCTCGTCCAGCTTGACGACTCTGCGCTGCATCCATGCCATAGATCCGTCGGGGGAAGCGTCCCTCGACCACAGGCAAAGGCAAAGCCCCCCTGATTCCTGCATAGTTGCGCATCCCAGCAGCATGTCTTGCTCTGCTTTCATGAGGACATAACTCTTGTCTGGCCCGTGAATGATTGATAGTTCAGGTGCGGTATAATCGAAGCGTAGAATTGTGGAGTCGCATTTGAAGTAGATTACATTTCCCACAAGGGCTGTGGGCTGATCTACGTCGACTTGGAAGAGAGGGTCAGCAGGAGGGATACAAGAGGCAACGGGGCTCCACTCACGAGTCTCTGAAGAGAAGACGGAGGCATGGGCGACCGAGGGGTTGGTGCCCACGAATGCCACGAGGAAGGGGCGGCCATGGCAGTCGAGGTGGTCGCAGCGGTCGGCGGCGCAGAGCACCACCGCGTTGTCGTAGGTGATGTTGGCGGCGAAATCCGGAGGTGGAAACTCCCACTGGAGGCGGCCGACGGGGTCCCAGACGATGAGTCTCTCGGCGCGCTCATCCCTGTCCAAGACGGGATATCTCAAGAGGACGAGGCCGTGGCGGCAGTCGAGCACGACGAGGCCACGGTCACTACACCACCTCATAGAATTAGGGGCACTTCTCTTAGTGGCACTTGTCAAAGTGTGGCTAATAGTAGTCAATTTGTGGCACTTTTCAAAAGTGCCCCTAATTGTGTACATACTGGGGCACTTCTCAAATGTCCCAATATGTATATACCTATTAGGGCACTTCTTCTAATGCCCCAATAGATGTATATCTTTTGGGGCACTTCTAAGTGCcccaatttatcattactcacttGACAATTATATACAACATGTAATTTTAAACACGAATAAACACAACATTCCGTACTAACATTGCACTTCATACATACTTACCCACATTGTATACTAGCATTACTTAATAGTCCATACCGATATTGCACTTCATATTTAGCAATTATTGACCTCTTGAAGTCCATATTTAGAATTATTTAATAGTCCATAGCGACATTAGAGTTTAGTACACTTAATAGTCCATACAGATTTGGACATCGAAGACAAAAGTACGGAGCAGATGTTGATTTCATCGGAAACGATGCGATCTGATGGGGCATGCAATACGATCGAACACATATGTGCAGTAGACTTTCGCAGTAAACATGACAAGGCGACAATGCACAAGATCTCTCCTTCGGCGATGGACCATGGCCGGTGGTCGATGACGACAAACCTTTGGCTTTGATACCAATGTTAGAAAAATTAGTGAGGGAACCGTGCGGGAGAGAACTAACACCATCACCATTAGCGCAACGGTAACTGTCCGAACGTAGCGGCAGGAGCACACTAGGCCCACTAAGCCCCGCCGAGCCCAAAGCCCATATGGCCCAAGGCACCGCGTGGGCTTAACCCGGTGGTGGCTAGGGAGGGAAGGGGGATGGTGGCGGCTGCGCTAGGGTTCGTGTTGCCTGCCCATGAGGAAACGACAGGGAGGGCCAAACCATTTTTCTTTCACACTCTTTACTCAGTGCCTTCCATATCTTCGCAATCATGCGGCTACGAAGTCGCCGTGAAGGGCCAGAGCTTTTCCCCACTATCTATGAACGTATGGGTGATCAACTTTACTGCGATAAATTTCCCATCATATTTATTTAAGGCTAAAGCTACTTAAAAAGACACGAAATGTTATATCATATACTTtaatagatatatatatataatacgGAGTATAATTGATTTTataataaatatatatatatgttgttgtTTTCCCAATCGGTGTTTCTTGCATGCAGGAAAAGTTGACAAGTTCGATTTTTTGTTGCTATTTTTTTTGAACAAGTTCGATTCGATTCCTACAAGTAACTCGTTTTGTTTTTTTACTGGTTTTTACTATTCCCAATTGTTGCCCTAAAAATAAAAACCCAGAGACTCAAGTTTTGGTTAACAGTGCTTATCGCACGTCAAACGTAGTCAAAGTTTTTGTTAACTATAAGCTATAACTAGGTGCACAAATTTTAACAAAAAATTTCTCAATTGCCGTGTATTTGTTTAGGGGTCCAATTACTCATCTTCGTACGGAGAGGTATTTGGTCCAACCGAGCAGGCCCAATAAGCCCAGCTGGTAAACTCaacctctttctctttctctttctcttatttctctctctctcctgcCCTTCACGCACGCGACCTCCATTTCATTCTCCTCTTGCGCCTGCgatgccaccgccgccgctgcgcgCCTGCCATCGCCGTACCGGCCAATACTGCCCACAACTGCCACGCAATGAGCAAGCCACGCGGGCACGGAGCACGCCATGCCCACTTCCCAGACCACGGCCTCGCGATGGACACGCCGCGACAGCCGCGCCCTCTTCGCTGAACGCTAGCTTCATTTGACACTAAGTAAAGAATAGTGGGTTCCTAAACAAGATGGTTTAATAATCCTCTAGTATTTGTAGGGTTTATTcataatggaattagggtttcacaCATGATAGAATTTGTATTTCCTATTTGTTATACATTCTTAAATTGATAATTTGTTGAGAAAAGTTTAATTTAATAAAAAACTTGTAAAGTCAAGGTAAGAATGGGTTTAGCATTTCTCTTTTTTTATTTAGAAATAATAATAATTAGGATTAATACCATCTAGTCTAGGGTTTAAATGATAAACTTTATGTTATCatgataaaataaaattacttTTAGTGTTTTATTTATCTCCTaaattatttttatttatttgagaagttttactaattattgaattctctTTGGAACTTAGAATAAAAGAAAAGGCATAATAATATATGCTTAATAAATGAAATTTAATTTTTCATTAAAATCGTAATTTATAATTTAATGGATATATATTTTTAACGACTATTTTGATATATTTTTTCTTATTTACTTTGAATTTTTTAAGATCTCTTTATTTTGGATTTGAGCAAAAGTAATTTCCGAAAACAATTGCAATAAAGGTTATTTGGGCTCTGGTCCACGTGGCAGCTGGGCAATTCGGCCCAAGAAGCCAGGTCCGGCTTGGTTGGGTCGGGTTAGACCCAGAAAGACCCAACGGGTTAGACCCAGAAAGACCCAACCCCTCTCACTCTCTGCTTCCTCTCTCGTCCTTCACGcgacacgcacgcacgcacgcaagtTCCCCCATGGCGACGCCGCGCTGCCGCTTTTTCCCAGCCGCCACCGGCCTTCTCCGGCGTCGCTGCCTACCGGccctgctccgcctcctcctgaACTCCAAACCCCCCAGCTCGATTTGGCTTTGGTGGTCTCTCTCGTTCGCCCCCGACCCCGAAACCCTAGCCACTGCCGGCCGAttcggccatcgccggcctcggcGAGCATTGCCGTCGGTCGAGATGGCGCCTCCACGGCCGTCTCCGTCCGCTACCCTTCGCCGCTTCTTCACCTCTGTCGTTTGGCTGATGCGGTCTCGCCTCGGACTCCGCCCCGGCTTATTACCGCCGCCGCGCGTCCACGCGGCACTGGCTGGACTTCCGCCGGCCCTTCAACTGCCGCGACGCCGCCACTAGCATCGACACACCCCTGGCCAAACCAAGCTGTGGAATCGGCTTGGTTGCCAGCGCGGTGccgcgctccgcctgctgctcccCAATGGTGACCCCGCCTCCTCGTCGACCACGAGCCCCAGCTCGAGCTCCTGGTGGTTATGTGGTGTTAGTTGCTGCTGCGGTGGTGATGGGGTACTGCTGCTCTGATGCTTACTTCAGCTGCGACCCCGACGTCGGCGGGACAGTGCCGTAGGCGCAACCCCGGCGTCCTCTGCCTTGCCTGCCTCCTCTACAGGGCACTGTGAGCTACTCCTCTCTTTCTCTAGGTCATAAATTTGGTGGTCATGAATTTGCGTGTGCTCGAACTGGTTGCTGTATGTCAATGGGgatcatcatatgatgcaatgtgAACCTGCTGCTAACTTATTACTAATAGTAATGCCTCCGTTTGGATGATTTGATCATCCCAAACATGGGTGTGGCCTGATTTTATATCCTGATGAAACTGAAGCGTAATAATGTTGTTAAATAGGTACTGTTTTAGTGGCTGATGGAATAGGTGTTACATACACCTCGCAGTATCTGGATGGGCTACATATACATTCAGGTTATACAACTTAGGGTATTGATTTCCCTAGTGATGTGGTTGATTTAGAGTGCTTCTATGGGCTGTGTTACTGATCCTTGATTATCAGGTGATAGTCTGTCCATACATCATCATGGCCTGGGACATATTGATATATACTTGCTAGATCACCTATGGGCTTATAGTTATTGTAGCTTTGTTGTAGGCTTCAGATGATCCATTGATCATCTGATCACTTGCAGGGTATAGA
This region of Lolium perenne isolate Kyuss_39 chromosome 2, Kyuss_2.0, whole genome shotgun sequence genomic DNA includes:
- the LOC127310204 gene encoding uncharacterized protein — translated: MACSVPAWLAHCVAVVGSIGRYGDGRRAAAAVASQAQEENEMEVADRGLVVLDCRHGLVLLRYPVLDRDERAERLIVWDPVGRLQWEFPPPDFAANITYDNAVVLCAADRCDHLDCHGRPFLVAFVGTNPSVAHASVFSSETREWSPVASCIPPADPLFQVDVDQPTALVGNVIYFKCDSTILRFDYTAPELSIIHGPDKSYVLMKAEQDMLLGCATMQESGGLCLCLWSRDASPDGSMAWMQRRVVKLDEDISRVYGISDVIGFADGVGVFYLKAHRGILTIDLKSGRVKNIYRIRGVSIIPYMSFYTPDQARAITLPSIMASSSEGNGEEWGGWEEVGNGEKEGQQPEEEAAQKHFDNGSKAFEDGHFGRAVDSLRSSLEIRVVHHGKLSPKCCDTYYRYGSALLCRAQAWSPSNDLNVSIIEYYSDLDLAWKMLHFARVILEKSPGSTREKVKIFAALAEVSMRREDRDYSIIACSKALGILAYLVDQPHHQYIIKLNTQICFPFKFPKNGDAKAISLCRSRIQNLKRTNVAFLADNGDDASATEVGLEGSSLAKDIQFFTNILLTALEEKLEDLEQAR